In one window of Bemisia tabaci chromosome 6, PGI_BMITA_v3 DNA:
- the LOC109038665 gene encoding cytoplasmic dynein 2 intermediate chain 1 has product MARNPVSQVPGFISFEQDKRAQIRTKTSKAETPRLARETAGSVRVTTGRPTGTSSGIKKNSVNTSKSSISSSSRPTLSTKRTESNPKTPAGVDSKTRNNVSTKVPNATYKTDSNPRPATSVPSSKTTSLRSTTQVAQDRISKSGPKGSPYSSTKPSVSWKPETSRSQQPAPRQSTASKVPSRPTVKMKEEMDRISSSSEESLHYSDDFEDYESDFEEYVGSDDDDVVEKTPRQEEKPTGKAAFGEEMTHDSGTYDMTAAPHRTDHMQTIQEKARAENLNLDFITGDFNSLVSKDEGFEDFKKEENSLSSLQYHQFITFETVSKEERKQKKLRKSELRARKLLSMFRLDQKGGILMNMSPIPYEIYMQCYGRSNTLQISTQTEDNRPSTEVQTEEEEKRTKWTQIPGPIKDNPNNATGLNRAPTLQQTREGVGDDSMRSQEAIAADITERNIYKLDGKRLDRFLSIAGKRILMLLERNSRGMRHGSYQLEKDKSLEFSKGCIPLRTERIKFLRNRPVTSVVLEPTRCTQCLTVHTPTPKNERVDTSENRTILCVWNIAEPSKPTKLLTTPTDLSCCGFNWPHPHLIQAGLKEGSIAVWDTKEAAGFHQRVNSEDENSEWVLRVPSYITAAKVNETNHLEPIVGLESIRHELQSTDNDRSPSQICSLDQKGLIIIWTLVQTGPASKNPDQGQAYWSKIKLVKSKTLHAFENIPSSLMDDRSATSLTLQDQHVFVTTNTAQIVRKSFASGSSNRMAYRSHTDEFTGIESVKICPFEGNYFLAGCENGGIQLYFQKRCTPLICFFGAIETNGSGIKSIHWSNLKPGVFFVLDSNSSIHLWDLCSSDMHPYLSIPFPDRRITSISTASDDFHAAFLAFSTIDGAVELHQLKEEWTGSDKQRFERDLEKFTCYLNVLL; this is encoded by the exons ATGGCCAGGAACCCCGTTTCGCAAGTGCCTGGATTCATATCG tttgaGCAGGATAAAAGAGCTCAAATAAGGACGAAAACATCAAAGGCGGAGACCCCTCGACTCGCCAGGGAGACAGCGGGCAGCGTGCGAGTGACAACGGGGAGGCCTACGGGAACCAGCTCCGGGATCAAAAAGAACTctgtaaatacttcaaaaagcTCGATCAGCTCGTCGTCCAGACCTACTTTGTCGACGAAACGAACGGAGTCGAACCCGAAAACACCGGCTGGTGTAGATTCAAAGACGAGGAATAATGTATCGACCAAAG TGCCAAATGCTACCTACAAAACGGATTCGAACCCAAGACCTGCGACGAGTGTCCCAAGCTCGAAAACAACCTCGCTCCGATCAACGACTCAGGTGGCTCAAGACAGGATCTCCAAAAGTGGACCGAAAGGTTCCCCATACAGCTCAACAAAACCCTCAGTTTCTTGGAAACCGGAGACCAGCAGATCTCAACAACCAGCGCCGCGACAGAGCACTGCCAGTAAAGTCCCCAGTCGGCCGACCGtgaaaatgaaagaagagaTGGATCGAATATCATCTTCCAGCGAAGAGAGCCTTCACTACTCGGACGATTTTGAG GACTACGAATCCGACTTCGAGGAGTACGTGGGGTCGGACGACGATGACGTGGTGGAGAAAACCCCTCGGCAGGAGGAAAAGCCGACCGGAAAAGCGGCTTTCGGTGAGGAAATGACCCACGATTCCGGGACCTACGACATGACGGCTGCTCCACACCGCACGGACCACATGCAGACGATACAAGAGAAAGCCAGGGCAGAGAACCTCAACTTGGATTTCATCAC CGGCGACTTCAACTCGCTCGTGTCAAAGGACGAGGGCTTCGAGGATTTCAAGAAGGAGGAGAATTCCTTATCTTCTCTGCAGTATCATCAGTTCATAACATTCGAGACGGTCTCAAAAGAGGAACGAAAACAGAAA AAATTACGGAAAAGCGAGCTGCGAGCGAGGAAGCTGCTGTCGATGTTCCGACTGGATCAGAAAGGCGGGATCCTCATGAACATGTCTCCCATCCCTTACGAGATCTACATGCAGTGCTACGGACGCTCAAACACGCTCCAG ATCAGTACACAGACGGAGGATAACAGGCCTTCAACTGAGGTCCAAACCGAGGAGGAAGAAAAGCGAACCAAATGGACCCAAATTCCAGGTCCGATCAAAGATAACCCGAATAACGCGACGGGTTTGAACCGTGCTCCCACACTTCAGCAG ACAAGGGAAGGCGTTGGAGATGATTCAATGAGGTCCCAAGAGGCTATCGCGGCTGACATAACGGAGCGGAATATTTACAAACTGGATGGAAAGAGGTTGGATCGATTCCTATCCATTGCAGGGAAG CGAATTCTCATGCTTTTGGAAAGGAACTCCCGAGGCATGCGGCACGGAAGCTACCAATTAGAAAAGGACAAGTCTCTAGAATTTAGTAAAGGCTGCATTCCTTTACGGACTGAGAGAATTAAATTCTTGAGGAACCGCCCCGTGACATCTGTTGTTCTGGAACCGACAAGATGCACACAGTGTCTCACTGTACATACT CCGaccccaaaaaatgaaagagtgGACACTTCTGAGAATAGGACAATCCTCTGCGTTTGGAATATCGCGGAGCCCTCTAAACCGACCAAACTCCTAACAACTCCTACCGACCTCTCATGTTGTGGCTTCAACTGGCCTCATCCACACCTCATTCAAGCTGGACTCAAGGAGGG ATCAATCGCAGTTTGGGACACCAAAGAAGCAGCAGGGTTCCATCAAAGGGTGAACTCGGAAGATGAAAATAGCGAATGGGTTTTAAGGGTTCCTTCATACATAACAG CTGCAAAGGTGAATGAAACAAATCATTTAGAGCCGATAGTTGGGTTGGAATCGATCAGGCATGAGCTGCAATCGACCGACAACGATCGATCTCCTTCACAG ATATGCAGTTTGGACCAAAAAGGCTTGATTATTATTTGGACTCTAGTGCAGACGGGCCCTGCTTCAAAAAACCCTGACCAAGGTCAAGCTTACTGGAGTAAAATTAAACTCGTCAAGAGTAAAACTTTGCACGCGTTTGAGAACATTCCCTC ATCTCTGATGGATGATCGTTCAGCCACGTCTCTCACGCTGCAGGATCAGCACGTGTTCGTAACGACGAACACGGCTCAAATTGTGCGAAAAAGTTTCGCGAGCGGGTCTTCCAATAGAATGGCATACCGGTCACATACTG atgagttTACTGGTATTGAAAGTGTTAAAATCTGTCCATTTGAAGGAAACTATTTCCTG GCTGGCTGTGAAAATGGTGGAATACAACTTTACTTCCAAAAACGCTGTACTCCTCTCATCTGCTTTTTTGGTGCGATAGAAACAAATGGATCAGGAATCAAAAGCATACATTGGTCAAATTTGAAACCTGGAGTATTTTTCGTCCTGGACAGCAACTCAAG TATCCACCTATGGGATTTGTGTTCCAGCGACATGCACCCATATCTAAGTATTCCTTTCCCGGACCGGAGGATTACTAGCATCAGCACTGCCTCTGATGATTTCCATGCAGCCTTTCTA GCATTTTCAACAATTGACGGGGCGGTGGAATTACATCAACTGAAAGAGGAATGGACCGGTTCCGACAAACAAAGATTTGAAAGAGATTTAGAAAAATTTACATGTTATTTGAATGTTTTACTGTGA
- the LOC109038666 gene encoding mitochondrial potassium channel ATP-binding subunit isoform X1 — MLWRLPALITRHPISAKEIFLQCQGILNKSSPSIKVIVKSFPPPRLSYKKPKLLPLCVSSVVGIGTVKIYLANNQALCKSKSRPPSTVEQAADDAHFDWRLFFHLLLPDIWVLVGAVTAAMIVAMLNIYIPIHLGVAVNVMTKFAKNDGEASFIAEMKGPALKLLALYSAQSIFTFAYIYLLAGVGERVAGQMKSLLFQSILKQDLEFFDRRRTGELMDRLTTDVQDFKSAFKMCVSQGLRSSTQVVGCVISLFYLSPFLASSMIILLPTVIFMGTAVGALLRGLSLHAQQKSAEVTTLSEEAITNIRTVRAFAMESQECKLYDEKLQEVADLQIRLGLGIGLFQGGSNLFLNGLVLGTLCAGGHLMATGYLSAGDLMAFLVATQTIQRSLAQISLLTGHFVKGLSAGSRVFELINLPSKMPLSGGIKIPYHSLKPEVEFDHVTFAYPTRPDQVILKDFCLHIPCGKTVAIVGTSGNGKSTIVNLLERFYDVQEGSIKLNGHDLRTLDASWLRGNVIGIINQEPTLFAGTVKENIRFSKWDATDQEVYEAAKLANADSFIRSFPEGYDTVVGERGVAVSGGQKQRIAIARALLKNPSILILDEATSALDSESEKIVQKALEQVCRGRTVVVIAHRLSTIKNADIIIVLQNGMIAEMGDHEMLVKKKGVYWQLMNQQASGANRQAG; from the exons TGCAAAAGAGATTTTTCTACAATGTCAAGGAATTCTGAACAAGTCCTCTCCTTCTATCAAAGTAATTGTCAAAAGCTTCCCACCACCAAGACTGAGTTACAAAAAACCCAAACTTTTGCCTCTATGTGTCTCTTCAGTAGTTGGCATTGGAACGGTGAAGATTTACTTAGCCAATAATCAAGCCTTGTGCAAAAGCAAAAGCCGACCTCCCAGCACAGTCGAACAGGCAGCTGACGATGCTCACTTTGATTGGAGGCTATTTTTCCATCTTCTTCTTCCGGATATCTGGGTCCTAGTTGGAGCTGTAACA GCTGCCATGATTGTGGCCATGTTAAACATCTACATCCCTATACATCTCGGTGTGGCGGTCAATGTGATGACCAAATTCGCCAAGAATGATGGTGAGGCCTCTTTCATAGCAGAGATGAAAGGGCCAGCCTTGAAACTTCTTGCATTATACTCAGCTCAG tcgATCTTCACATTCGCCTACATTTATCTCTTAGCTGGTGTTGGAGAGAGGGTTGCTGGGCAAATGAAATCTCTTCTATTTCAGTCCATTTTGAAACAGGATCTTGAGTTTTTTGATAGAAGACGCACTGGCGAATTAATGGATCG attGACAACAGATGTTCAAGATTTCAAAAGTGCATTCAAAATGTGTGTGTCGCAAGGGTTACGAAGCTCTACGCAG GTTGTCGGCTGCGTTATTTCATTGTTCTACCTTTCTCCATTTCTAGCATCTTCAATGATCATTCTCTTGCCAACTGTTATTTTCATGGGAACTGCAGTTGGGGCTTTATTACGAGGCCTGTCTTTGCATGCTCAACAGAAG tcAGCCGAAGTAACAACTTTGAGTGAAGAAGCTATCACTAATATTAGGACAGTACGAGCATTTGCCATGGAGTCCCAAGAATGCAAGTTATATGACGAAAAATTGCAAGAAGTTGCTGATCTACAGATTCGTTTAGGACTCGGCATAGGATTATTCCAG GGAggctcaaatttatttttaaacggacTTGTCCTTGGAACGCTGTGTGCAGGAGGTCACCTTATGGCAACTGGATACCTTTCTGCTGGCGATTTGATGGCTTTTTTGGTGGCCACTCAAACAATTCAGCGATCCCTTGCTCAAATCTCATTACTCACCGGACATTTTGTGAAAGGTCTTTCAGCTGGTTCTCGTGTATTTGAG ctgaTCAATTTACCGAGCAAGATGCCTCTGAGTGGCGGTATTAAGATACCATACCATTCTTTGAAACCGGAGGTTGAGTTCGATCACGTAACATTTGCTTACCCAACTCGACCTGATCAG GTTATTCTGAAAGATTTCTGTCTGCATATACCCTGCGGAAAAACTGTTGCTATTGTTGGAACATCTGGGAATGGAAAATCAACCATCGTTAATTTACTAGAAAG GTTTTACGATGTCCAAGAAGGCTCTATCAAACTGAACGGTCATGATCTCAGAACTCTTGATGCCAGCTGGCTGAGAGGAAATGTAATTGGTATCATCAATCAAGAACCAACTTTGTTTGCGGGAAcagtgaaagaaaatattcgatTCAGCAAATGGGATGCTACCGATCAGGAG GTGTACGAGGCAGCTAAGTTAGCAAATGCTGACTCATTCATTCGTTCATTTCCTGAAGGATATGACACAGTCGTTGGTGAAAGAGGTGTAGCTGTCTCTGGTGGACAGAAACAACGAATAGCCATCGCAAGAGCTCTTTTGAAGAAtccctcaattttaattttggatgAAGCTACAAG cGCTTTGGATAgtgaatctgaaaaaattgtccAGAAAGCATTAGAGCAAGTCTGTCGAGGTAGAACTGTAGTAGTAATCGCTCATCGATTGAGCACTATCAAAAATGCAGACATCATCATTGTTCTACAAAATGGAATGATAGCTGAA aTGGGTGACCATGAAATGCTGGTAAAAAAGAAAGGTGTGTATTGGCAGCTTATGAATCAACAAGCATCTGGAGCAAATAGGCAAGCTGGGTAA
- the LOC109038666 gene encoding mitochondrial potassium channel ATP-binding subunit isoform X2: MRSGRIILPFAKEIFLQCQGILNKSSPSIKVIVKSFPPPRLSYKKPKLLPLCVSSVVGIGTVKIYLANNQALCKSKSRPPSTVEQAADDAHFDWRLFFHLLLPDIWVLVGAVTAAMIVAMLNIYIPIHLGVAVNVMTKFAKNDGEASFIAEMKGPALKLLALYSAQSIFTFAYIYLLAGVGERVAGQMKSLLFQSILKQDLEFFDRRRTGELMDRLTTDVQDFKSAFKMCVSQGLRSSTQVVGCVISLFYLSPFLASSMIILLPTVIFMGTAVGALLRGLSLHAQQKSAEVTTLSEEAITNIRTVRAFAMESQECKLYDEKLQEVADLQIRLGLGIGLFQGGSNLFLNGLVLGTLCAGGHLMATGYLSAGDLMAFLVATQTIQRSLAQISLLTGHFVKGLSAGSRVFELINLPSKMPLSGGIKIPYHSLKPEVEFDHVTFAYPTRPDQVILKDFCLHIPCGKTVAIVGTSGNGKSTIVNLLERFYDVQEGSIKLNGHDLRTLDASWLRGNVIGIINQEPTLFAGTVKENIRFSKWDATDQEVYEAAKLANADSFIRSFPEGYDTVVGERGVAVSGGQKQRIAIARALLKNPSILILDEATSALDSESEKIVQKALEQVCRGRTVVVIAHRLSTIKNADIIIVLQNGMIAEMGDHEMLVKKKGVYWQLMNQQASGANRQAG; this comes from the exons ATGCGTTCCGGAAGAATCATCCTGCCGTT TGCAAAAGAGATTTTTCTACAATGTCAAGGAATTCTGAACAAGTCCTCTCCTTCTATCAAAGTAATTGTCAAAAGCTTCCCACCACCAAGACTGAGTTACAAAAAACCCAAACTTTTGCCTCTATGTGTCTCTTCAGTAGTTGGCATTGGAACGGTGAAGATTTACTTAGCCAATAATCAAGCCTTGTGCAAAAGCAAAAGCCGACCTCCCAGCACAGTCGAACAGGCAGCTGACGATGCTCACTTTGATTGGAGGCTATTTTTCCATCTTCTTCTTCCGGATATCTGGGTCCTAGTTGGAGCTGTAACA GCTGCCATGATTGTGGCCATGTTAAACATCTACATCCCTATACATCTCGGTGTGGCGGTCAATGTGATGACCAAATTCGCCAAGAATGATGGTGAGGCCTCTTTCATAGCAGAGATGAAAGGGCCAGCCTTGAAACTTCTTGCATTATACTCAGCTCAG tcgATCTTCACATTCGCCTACATTTATCTCTTAGCTGGTGTTGGAGAGAGGGTTGCTGGGCAAATGAAATCTCTTCTATTTCAGTCCATTTTGAAACAGGATCTTGAGTTTTTTGATAGAAGACGCACTGGCGAATTAATGGATCG attGACAACAGATGTTCAAGATTTCAAAAGTGCATTCAAAATGTGTGTGTCGCAAGGGTTACGAAGCTCTACGCAG GTTGTCGGCTGCGTTATTTCATTGTTCTACCTTTCTCCATTTCTAGCATCTTCAATGATCATTCTCTTGCCAACTGTTATTTTCATGGGAACTGCAGTTGGGGCTTTATTACGAGGCCTGTCTTTGCATGCTCAACAGAAG tcAGCCGAAGTAACAACTTTGAGTGAAGAAGCTATCACTAATATTAGGACAGTACGAGCATTTGCCATGGAGTCCCAAGAATGCAAGTTATATGACGAAAAATTGCAAGAAGTTGCTGATCTACAGATTCGTTTAGGACTCGGCATAGGATTATTCCAG GGAggctcaaatttatttttaaacggacTTGTCCTTGGAACGCTGTGTGCAGGAGGTCACCTTATGGCAACTGGATACCTTTCTGCTGGCGATTTGATGGCTTTTTTGGTGGCCACTCAAACAATTCAGCGATCCCTTGCTCAAATCTCATTACTCACCGGACATTTTGTGAAAGGTCTTTCAGCTGGTTCTCGTGTATTTGAG ctgaTCAATTTACCGAGCAAGATGCCTCTGAGTGGCGGTATTAAGATACCATACCATTCTTTGAAACCGGAGGTTGAGTTCGATCACGTAACATTTGCTTACCCAACTCGACCTGATCAG GTTATTCTGAAAGATTTCTGTCTGCATATACCCTGCGGAAAAACTGTTGCTATTGTTGGAACATCTGGGAATGGAAAATCAACCATCGTTAATTTACTAGAAAG GTTTTACGATGTCCAAGAAGGCTCTATCAAACTGAACGGTCATGATCTCAGAACTCTTGATGCCAGCTGGCTGAGAGGAAATGTAATTGGTATCATCAATCAAGAACCAACTTTGTTTGCGGGAAcagtgaaagaaaatattcgatTCAGCAAATGGGATGCTACCGATCAGGAG GTGTACGAGGCAGCTAAGTTAGCAAATGCTGACTCATTCATTCGTTCATTTCCTGAAGGATATGACACAGTCGTTGGTGAAAGAGGTGTAGCTGTCTCTGGTGGACAGAAACAACGAATAGCCATCGCAAGAGCTCTTTTGAAGAAtccctcaattttaattttggatgAAGCTACAAG cGCTTTGGATAgtgaatctgaaaaaattgtccAGAAAGCATTAGAGCAAGTCTGTCGAGGTAGAACTGTAGTAGTAATCGCTCATCGATTGAGCACTATCAAAAATGCAGACATCATCATTGTTCTACAAAATGGAATGATAGCTGAA aTGGGTGACCATGAAATGCTGGTAAAAAAGAAAGGTGTGTATTGGCAGCTTATGAATCAACAAGCATCTGGAGCAAATAGGCAAGCTGGGTAA